A window of Bradyrhizobium sp. AZCC 1610 contains these coding sequences:
- the rfaE1 gene encoding D-glycero-beta-D-manno-heptose-7-phosphate kinase, giving the protein MFDFEALSQAIPRQTVLCVGDLMLDEFVYGEVSRISPEAPAPVIAVQRSETNVGGAGNVARNIAALGARCIFVGLVGEDEAGAKLKTDLARESLIEAVLVSDSSRPTTRKVRFVSEHFSTHMLRADWEQAVPASAEIEQRLIDAILPLVPRADIVLLSDYAKGVLTARVIRNIIDAAKKVGKRVIVDPKSANFAIYRGATLLTPNRKEFAEATRSRADTDQIIAAAAQDAMVLADCQAMLVTQSEHGMTLVARGGEAIHVPALPIKVRDVSGAGDTVAAVLALSLAAGADWETALRMANAAAAVAVGKKGTATVTPAELRRKILPHASLAAEEKIVPAGGDLAMHLAEWRRQGLRIGFTNGCFDILHPGHVKVLTAARGACDRLIVGLNSDASTKRLKGEGRPVQDEQARAEVLAALEAVDLVAIFEEDTPIDLIAKVRPSVLVKGGDYTREQVVGHEIVEAGGGEVVLVDILAGYSTTSLVDRARGGKA; this is encoded by the coding sequence ATGTTCGATTTTGAAGCCCTGAGCCAGGCGATCCCACGTCAGACCGTGCTCTGCGTCGGCGACCTCATGCTCGACGAATTCGTCTATGGCGAGGTGTCGCGCATTTCGCCGGAAGCACCGGCGCCTGTGATTGCCGTCCAGCGCAGCGAGACCAATGTCGGCGGCGCCGGCAATGTCGCGCGCAACATCGCCGCTCTCGGCGCGCGCTGCATCTTCGTAGGCCTGGTCGGCGAGGACGAGGCGGGCGCGAAGCTGAAGACCGATCTGGCGCGGGAGAGCCTGATCGAGGCCGTGCTGGTCTCCGATTCCTCCCGCCCGACGACGCGCAAGGTGCGCTTCGTCTCCGAGCATTTTTCCACCCATATGCTGCGCGCGGATTGGGAGCAGGCCGTTCCGGCCTCGGCCGAGATCGAGCAGCGGCTGATCGACGCGATCCTGCCGCTCGTGCCGCGCGCCGATATCGTGCTGCTGTCCGACTACGCCAAGGGCGTGCTGACGGCGCGCGTCATCCGCAACATCATCGACGCCGCCAAGAAAGTCGGCAAGCGCGTGATCGTCGACCCCAAGAGCGCCAATTTCGCGATCTATCGCGGCGCCACGCTCTTGACGCCGAACCGCAAGGAGTTTGCCGAAGCCACCCGCAGCCGCGCCGATACCGACCAGATCATTGCCGCCGCGGCGCAGGACGCGATGGTTCTCGCCGATTGCCAGGCCATGCTGGTGACGCAGAGTGAACACGGCATGACGCTGGTGGCTCGCGGCGGCGAGGCGATACACGTGCCGGCGTTGCCGATCAAGGTGCGCGACGTCTCTGGCGCGGGCGACACGGTCGCCGCTGTGCTGGCGCTTTCGCTTGCGGCCGGGGCCGACTGGGAGACGGCGCTGCGGATGGCGAATGCGGCGGCCGCGGTCGCGGTCGGCAAGAAGGGCACCGCTACCGTGACGCCGGCGGAACTGCGGCGGAAAATCCTGCCGCATGCGTCGCTGGCGGCCGAGGAGAAGATCGTGCCGGCAGGTGGCGATCTCGCCATGCATCTGGCGGAATGGCGCCGGCAGGGACTGCGCATCGGCTTCACCAATGGCTGCTTCGACATTTTGCATCCTGGCCACGTCAAGGTGCTGACGGCTGCGCGCGGCGCCTGCGACCGGCTGATCGTCGGGCTCAACAGCGATGCCTCGACGAAACGGCTGAAAGGCGAGGGGCGCCCGGTTCAGGACGAGCAGGCGCGCGCCGAAGTGCTGGCGGCGCTGGAAGCGGTCGATCTCGTCGCGATCTTCGAGGAAGACACGCCGATCGACCTGATCGCGAAAGTGAGGCCGAGCGTGCTGGTCAAGGGTGGCGACTATACCCGCGAGCAGGTCGTCGGCCACGAGATCGTCGAGGCCGGCGGCGGCGAGGTCGTGCTCGTCGACATTCTGGCGGGCTACAGCACGACGTCGCTGGTCGACCGCGCGCGGGGAGGCAAGGCGTGA
- the rfaD gene encoding ADP-glyceromanno-heptose 6-epimerase: MLLVTGGAGFIGSNVVAALNDAGRDVAVCDLLGQDGKWRNLAKRRLADFVPPSELMDWLKGRRLEAVVHLGAISETTATDGDLVIETNFRLSMRLLDWCTANATPLIYASSAATYGDGSAGFGDDQSMDALKKLRPMNLYGWSKHLFDMAVAERAARGERLPPQWAGLKFFNVFGPNEYHKGTMMSVLARRFDDIKAGRPVHLFKSHREGIADGDQRRDFIYVDDVVRVMMWLLATPSVSGIFNVGTGTARSFRDLMLSAYAALGVQPNIQYIDMPEAIRGSYQYFTQSEVDRLLRAGYNGGFTALEDAVERYVTGFLDRTDRFR, translated from the coding sequence ATGTTGCTGGTGACCGGGGGCGCCGGTTTTATCGGGTCGAACGTCGTGGCTGCGTTGAATGACGCCGGCCGGGACGTGGCTGTGTGCGACCTGCTCGGCCAGGACGGTAAATGGCGCAACCTGGCCAAGCGGCGGCTCGCCGATTTCGTGCCGCCTTCGGAACTGATGGACTGGCTGAAGGGCCGCCGGCTGGAGGCCGTCGTTCATCTCGGCGCCATCTCCGAGACCACGGCGACCGACGGCGATCTGGTGATCGAGACCAATTTTCGGCTGTCGATGCGGCTTTTGGACTGGTGCACGGCCAACGCCACGCCGCTGATCTACGCGTCCTCGGCCGCTACCTATGGCGACGGCAGCGCCGGCTTTGGCGACGACCAATCGATGGATGCCTTGAAGAAGCTGCGGCCGATGAACCTCTACGGCTGGAGCAAGCATCTGTTCGACATGGCGGTCGCCGAACGCGCCGCGCGCGGCGAACGGCTGCCGCCGCAATGGGCCGGGTTGAAGTTCTTCAACGTGTTCGGCCCCAACGAATATCACAAGGGCACGATGATGAGCGTGCTGGCGCGGCGCTTCGACGACATCAAGGCCGGGCGCCCCGTGCATTTGTTCAAGTCCCATCGGGAAGGGATCGCCGACGGCGACCAGCGGCGCGACTTCATCTATGTCGACGACGTCGTGCGCGTGATGATGTGGTTACTGGCGACGCCATCGGTCAGCGGCATCTTCAATGTCGGCACCGGCACCGCGCGCAGCTTCCGCGACCTGATGCTGTCGGCCTATGCGGCGCTCGGCGTTCAGCCGAACATCCAGTATATCGACATGCCCGAAGCGATCCGCGGCAGCTATCAATACTTCACCCAGAGCGAAGTCGATCGGCTGTTGCGCGCCGGCTATAATGGCGGCTTCACCGCGCTGGAAGACGCGGTCGAGCGCTACGTGACGGGTTTTCTCGATCGAACCGATCGCTTTCGCTGA
- a CDS encoding SDR family NAD(P)-dependent oxidoreductase, with translation MTPLSQLTRRNYLIAAHDALATAFALLASFYLRFEGGEAFYARLPLLLRILPLFIVFSVVICYVFNLTTTKWRFISLPDALNILRVASVLTVALVVLDYAFIFGASNGKAPVLFGRITIVLYWFLQVFALSALRFGYRYFRYSRVRRHARTEGASSTLLIGRAADAEVLLRAIESGAVKQLWPIGVLSPSAADRGQSIRNVPVLGGLDDVEDVVRDYAGRGKPISRVVMTPSAFEPEAHPEAVLMRAKRLGLFVSRLPSLESGDVPRLTNVAVEDLLLRPSEKIDYARLEALVKGKAVIVTGGGGSIGSEICDRVATFGAARLLVIEHSEPALYAVTEALTARATNAAIEGRIADIRDRDRIMNLMKEFKPDIVFHAAALKHVPILERDWSEGVKTNIFGSVNVADAALAAGAEAMVMISTDKAIEPVSMLGLTKRFAEMYCQALDHDLMTQSEGKPHMRLISVRFGNVLASNGSVVPKFKAQIEAGGPVTVTHPDMVRYFMTIREACDLVLTAATHALTPARPDVSVYVLNMGQPVKIVEMAERMIRLSGLEPGIDIEVVFTGMRPGERLNEILFASAEPTVEIGVAGIMAAKPNEPPMQTLRKWLAALDEAIARDDRSTIRAVLKDAVPEFGSHAA, from the coding sequence ATGACGCCTCTTTCGCAACTGACCCGTCGCAACTACCTGATCGCAGCGCATGATGCGCTGGCGACCGCGTTTGCGCTGCTCGCAAGCTTCTATTTGCGCTTCGAGGGAGGCGAGGCCTTCTATGCCCGCCTGCCGCTATTGCTGCGCATTCTGCCCCTCTTCATCGTCTTCAGCGTCGTGATCTGCTACGTCTTCAACCTGACGACGACGAAATGGCGTTTCATTTCGCTCCCCGATGCGCTGAACATCCTGCGCGTGGCGAGTGTTCTGACGGTCGCGCTTGTCGTGCTGGATTATGCCTTCATTTTCGGGGCATCGAACGGCAAGGCGCCGGTGCTGTTCGGCCGTATCACCATCGTGCTCTACTGGTTTCTCCAGGTATTCGCGCTGAGCGCGCTCCGCTTCGGCTATCGCTATTTCCGCTATTCGCGCGTTCGCCGCCATGCCCGGACCGAAGGGGCGTCGTCAACCCTGCTGATCGGCCGCGCCGCCGACGCGGAGGTGCTGTTGCGCGCGATCGAGAGCGGCGCAGTCAAGCAGCTTTGGCCGATTGGCGTCTTGTCGCCATCGGCCGCGGATCGCGGCCAGTCGATACGCAACGTGCCGGTGCTCGGCGGGCTCGACGATGTCGAGGACGTGGTCCGAGACTATGCCGGACGCGGAAAGCCGATTTCGCGGGTCGTCATGACCCCGTCGGCGTTCGAACCCGAGGCGCATCCCGAGGCGGTCCTGATGCGGGCCAAGCGGCTCGGCCTGTTCGTTAGCCGCCTGCCTTCGCTCGAAAGCGGCGACGTGCCGAGGCTAACCAATGTCGCCGTCGAAGACCTGCTGCTGCGGCCGAGCGAGAAGATCGATTACGCACGGCTCGAAGCGCTGGTGAAGGGCAAGGCGGTGATCGTCACCGGGGGCGGCGGCTCGATCGGTTCGGAGATTTGCGACCGCGTCGCGACCTTCGGCGCCGCGCGGTTGCTGGTGATCGAGCATTCGGAGCCGGCGCTTTACGCGGTGACGGAAGCGCTGACGGCACGCGCCACCAATGCGGCGATCGAGGGCCGAATCGCCGATATCCGCGATCGTGACCGGATCATGAACCTGATGAAGGAATTCAAGCCCGATATCGTGTTCCATGCCGCAGCCCTGAAGCACGTGCCGATCCTCGAGCGCGACTGGAGCGAGGGCGTCAAGACCAATATCTTCGGTTCCGTCAATGTAGCCGACGCCGCGCTGGCGGCGGGCGCCGAAGCAATGGTGATGATCTCGACCGACAAGGCGATCGAGCCGGTCTCGATGCTGGGCCTGACCAAGCGCTTCGCCGAAATGTATTGCCAGGCGCTCGACCATGACCTGATGACGCAATCGGAAGGCAAGCCGCACATGCGGTTAATCTCGGTGCGGTTCGGCAACGTGCTGGCCTCGAACGGATCGGTGGTGCCGAAATTCAAGGCGCAGATCGAGGCCGGCGGCCCGGTCACGGTGACGCACCCGGACATGGTCCGGTACTTCATGACCATCCGCGAAGCCTGCGATCTCGTGCTGACCGCGGCGACCCATGCGCTGACGCCGGCGCGGCCCGATGTCTCCGTCTACGTCCTCAACATGGGACAGCCGGTCAAGATCGTGGAAATGGCCGAGCGGATGATCCGCCTGTCCGGCCTTGAACCCGGCATCGATATCGAGGTGGTGTTCACCGGCATGCGGCCGGGCGAGCGGCTGAACGAGATCCTGTTCGCCAGCGCAGAGCCGACGGTGGAGATCGGGGTCGCCGGCATTATGGCGGCCAAACCGAACGAGCCACCGATGCAGACGTTGCGCAAATGGCTCGCGGCGCTCGATGAGGCGATTGCGCGGGATGACCGCTCCACCATCCGCGCGGTGCTCAAGGATGCCGTGCCTGAATTCGGATCGCACGCCGCCTGA
- the waaF gene encoding lipopolysaccharide heptosyltransferase II, with amino-acid sequence MNSDSTNGIEMEDAADTRPILIVPYMWIGDYVRGHTVVRVLKQRWPNRPVDLLVTSLCAPLVDYMPGVRAGIVWDLPRGRLAVAKQWGLASELRSRGYGTALVLPRTWKAAIAPVLAGIPERVGFFGEARFGLINRMRWGEKALPRFIDKNAALALPAHAPLPGEWPVPQLAVPPEEITRWRQANDLGTGPAVALAPGSVGASKRWTYYPGAARLLAERGLDVWVVGGPGEKALAQEIVAAGRGKVRDLTGSDLRNGILAMAAAGVAISNDSGLMHIAAAIGTPTMGIFGPTNPYLWAPLNGLAATVVQTKAVLPCQPCQRTVCTMNDHRCMRDIDPSYVAEVAHRLLVTQPRA; translated from the coding sequence ATGAATTCTGATTCAACAAACGGGATCGAGATGGAGGATGCCGCCGACACGCGGCCGATCCTGATCGTCCCCTATATGTGGATCGGCGATTACGTCCGCGGCCATACCGTCGTGCGTGTCCTCAAGCAGCGCTGGCCGAACCGGCCGGTCGATCTGCTGGTGACCTCGCTGTGCGCGCCGCTGGTCGATTACATGCCGGGTGTCCGCGCCGGAATCGTCTGGGATCTGCCCCGCGGCCGGTTGGCGGTGGCGAAACAGTGGGGTCTCGCGTCCGAATTGCGCTCCCGGGGTTATGGAACCGCCCTCGTCCTGCCCCGCACCTGGAAGGCCGCGATTGCCCCTGTGCTGGCGGGCATCCCCGAGCGGGTGGGCTTTTTCGGCGAGGCCCGGTTCGGGCTGATCAACCGGATGCGATGGGGCGAGAAAGCCCTGCCCCGCTTCATCGACAAGAATGCCGCGCTGGCGCTGCCCGCCCATGCGCCGCTGCCGGGCGAATGGCCGGTGCCGCAGCTCGCCGTGCCGCCTGAGGAAATCACGCGCTGGCGGCAGGCCAACGACCTCGGCACTGGTCCCGCGGTGGCGCTGGCCCCGGGTTCGGTCGGCGCCTCCAAGCGCTGGACCTATTACCCCGGCGCCGCACGGCTGCTGGCCGAGCGCGGGCTCGACGTCTGGGTGGTCGGCGGCCCCGGCGAGAAGGCGCTGGCGCAGGAGATTGTTGCCGCCGGCCGCGGCAAGGTCCGCGACCTCACGGGGTCAGACCTGCGCAACGGCATCCTGGCGATGGCGGCGGCTGGCGTCGCCATCTCGAACGATTCCGGCCTGATGCACATCGCGGCGGCGATCGGCACGCCGACCATGGGCATTTTCGGCCCCACCAATCCCTATCTCTGGGCGCCGCTGAACGGACTCGCGGCCACGGTTGTTCAGACCAAGGCCGTGCTGCCCTGCCAGCCCTGTCAGCGTACGGTCTGCACCATGAACGACCATCGCTGCATGCGTGACATTGATCCCTCTTACGTCGCCGAGGTCGCGCACCGCCTGCTGGTCACTCAGCCCAGAGCCTGA
- a CDS encoding O-antigen ligase family protein: protein MKASDVVAVLLALSLPWSTSLVGIFGAALLVTVAPTLELKSFLASLKRPIFALPIALFVLALVGTLWSDASWGARFYAVGPAAKLLVLPVLLYHFERSTRGTWVFVAFLVSCTLLMLMSWMVFLRPELSLRTPDLAARGIFVKNYIAQSQEFTLCAVALAYPIIMLLRARRIALALLLTAIAFGFFVNMAFLVVSRTALVTVPIMFAVFALLHLRWRNILIVACAAAAFSAVAWQTSPALRQTVDMFARDYQLYKEQNIPTSIGLRLEFWRKSLGFFAEAPVIGHGTGATRGLFERVATHDSYQASSEVIGNPHNQTLNVAVQWGIVGVVILYAMWLLHLLLFRGDGLANWVGLLVVVQNIFTSLFNSHIFDFHEGWMYVLGVGVAGGMVLRGRSEVTESSGTARP, encoded by the coding sequence ATGAAGGCGAGCGACGTCGTCGCGGTCCTGCTTGCGCTGTCGCTGCCATGGTCGACCTCGCTGGTCGGTATTTTCGGCGCTGCGCTTCTGGTCACGGTTGCGCCGACGCTCGAATTGAAGAGCTTTCTGGCCTCGCTGAAGCGTCCGATCTTCGCGCTGCCGATCGCGCTGTTCGTTCTGGCGCTTGTCGGCACCCTGTGGTCGGACGCCTCCTGGGGCGCGAGGTTCTATGCCGTGGGGCCGGCCGCAAAGCTCCTTGTGCTTCCGGTCCTGCTCTATCACTTCGAGCGCTCGACGCGCGGGACGTGGGTGTTCGTAGCGTTCCTCGTCTCCTGCACGCTGTTGATGCTGATGTCCTGGATGGTATTTCTCCGCCCCGAACTTTCACTGCGGACTCCGGATCTCGCCGCGCGCGGCATCTTCGTGAAAAACTACATCGCCCAGAGCCAGGAATTCACGCTCTGCGCGGTTGCGCTGGCCTATCCGATCATCATGCTGCTGCGGGCAAGGCGGATCGCGCTGGCCCTGCTGCTCACCGCCATCGCCTTCGGCTTCTTCGTCAACATGGCGTTCCTGGTGGTGTCGCGCACGGCTCTGGTGACGGTGCCGATCATGTTCGCGGTATTTGCGCTGCTGCATCTGAGGTGGCGGAACATCCTCATCGTGGCCTGCGCGGCGGCCGCATTCTCCGCCGTGGCCTGGCAGACCTCGCCGGCATTGCGCCAGACCGTGGACATGTTTGCGCGGGACTACCAGCTCTACAAGGAACAAAACATACCGACATCGATCGGGCTGCGGCTTGAATTCTGGCGGAAATCCCTGGGCTTCTTTGCCGAGGCGCCTGTCATCGGCCACGGCACGGGTGCGACGCGCGGCCTGTTTGAGCGCGTCGCAACGCACGACTCCTACCAGGCCAGCAGCGAAGTGATCGGAAACCCGCATAACCAGACGCTCAACGTCGCGGTGCAATGGGGTATTGTCGGTGTCGTCATACTGTACGCGATGTGGCTATTGCACCTGCTGTTGTTCCGTGGCGACGGGCTTGCCAACTGGGTCGGTCTTTTGGTCGTGGTGCAGAACATCTTCACGTCGCTGTTCAACTCCCACATCTTCGACTTCCATGAAGGCTGGATGTATGTGCTGGGCGTCGGGGTCGCGGGCGGCATGGTGCTGCGCGGCAGATCCGAGGTCACGGAATCTTCCGGAACAGCCCGGCCATGA
- the galE gene encoding UDP-glucose 4-epimerase GalE, with amino-acid sequence MTVLVTGGAGYIGSHMVHALADAGESVVVIDNLSTGFTAFLPEGVPLFIGDAGDENLVAGVIAQHGIESIIHFAGSIVVPDSVRDPLGYYRNNTMTTRSLLNAAVKGGVNRFIFSSTAAVYGNPDQVPVPEHAPTRPASPYGSSKLMTEIMLHDVASAHGMNYVVLRYFNVAGADPKGRCGLATVGATHLLKMAVEAATGQRAKIDVYGTDYPTPDGSCIRDFIHVSDLAQAHRAALAYLRGGRSSITLNCGYGRGYSVLDTIEAVRRVSMRNFAVSYAPRRPGDIMTMVADVSRIHATLDWTPQYDNLETIAAHALAWEEKLFRDRGGLPQHAESA; translated from the coding sequence ATGACCGTGCTCGTCACCGGTGGCGCCGGCTATATCGGAAGTCACATGGTTCATGCGCTGGCGGATGCCGGCGAAAGCGTCGTCGTGATCGACAATCTGTCCACCGGATTCACCGCCTTCCTGCCGGAAGGCGTGCCGCTGTTCATCGGCGATGCCGGCGATGAAAACCTCGTCGCAGGCGTGATCGCCCAGCACGGCATCGAGAGCATCATCCATTTCGCCGGCTCCATCGTGGTGCCGGATTCCGTGCGCGATCCGCTCGGCTATTACCGCAACAACACCATGACGACCCGCAGCCTCTTGAATGCTGCGGTCAAGGGCGGCGTCAACCGCTTCATCTTTTCGTCGACGGCTGCCGTCTACGGCAATCCGGACCAGGTGCCGGTGCCGGAACATGCGCCGACGCGGCCGGCGTCGCCATACGGCTCTTCCAAGCTGATGACGGAAATCATGCTGCACGACGTGGCTTCCGCCCACGGCATGAACTATGTCGTGCTACGTTACTTCAATGTCGCCGGCGCCGACCCAAAAGGCCGCTGCGGCCTTGCCACCGTTGGGGCTACACATCTGCTCAAGATGGCGGTCGAAGCCGCCACCGGGCAGCGCGCCAAGATCGACGTGTACGGAACCGACTATCCGACGCCGGACGGAAGCTGCATCCGCGACTTCATCCATGTCAGCGATCTCGCGCAGGCCCATCGCGCCGCGCTGGCCTATTTGCGCGGCGGCAGAAGCTCGATCACATTGAACTGCGGTTACGGCCGCGGCTATTCGGTGCTCGATACCATCGAGGCCGTCCGCCGCGTCTCCATGCGCAATTTCGCGGTTTCCTATGCGCCGCGTCGCCCCGGCGACATCATGACCATGGTCGCCGATGTCAGCCGCATCCACGCGACGCTGGACTGGACGCCGCAATACGACAATCTCGAGACCATCGCGGCCCACGCGCTGGCCTGGGAGGAGAAACTGTTCCGCGACCGCGGCGGCCTTCCGCAGCATGCGGAATCGGCCTGA
- a CDS encoding glycosyltransferase family 4 protein — protein MEPDVPIENNLASDLQLIVPNLHRRYSGVTATNRMVAPKLAQMYRAAWLGPHAPDGIARMGFADLLRLWRHRNSLIWHARRNDEMIAGVLLRALGWPLKLVFTSAAQRNHKRLTRWLIRQMDAVIATSELSASFLKREATVVMHGVDTDSYAPPADRAAAFAEAKLPGRYAIGCFGRVRAQKGTDVFVEAMCRLLPRYPDFTAVIVGAVVPDQQGFANGLKKQIEAAGLQSRIVITGELAIEEVQRWYQRLTIYAFTSRNEGFGLTLIEAMSAGAALVASRAGAAEFVVEEGVTGVLTPPGDVDALVAALEPLMRDPASAIAMGERARARVLQKFSLEAEANAIAAVYRTL, from the coding sequence ATGGAGCCGGACGTGCCGATCGAGAACAATTTGGCCAGTGATCTGCAACTGATCGTGCCGAATCTGCACAGGCGCTATTCGGGCGTCACGGCGACCAACCGGATGGTGGCGCCGAAGCTTGCCCAAATGTACCGCGCGGCGTGGCTCGGGCCGCATGCGCCCGACGGCATCGCGCGGATGGGTTTTGCGGATCTGTTGAGGCTCTGGCGCCATCGCAACTCCCTGATCTGGCACGCGCGGCGCAATGACGAGATGATCGCGGGCGTGTTGCTGCGCGCGCTCGGCTGGCCGCTGAAACTCGTCTTCACCTCGGCGGCGCAGCGGAATCACAAGCGGCTGACGCGCTGGCTGATCCGGCAAATGGATGCGGTGATTGCCACTTCCGAACTCTCGGCGTCGTTTCTCAAGCGCGAGGCGACGGTCGTGATGCATGGCGTCGATACCGACAGCTATGCACCGCCGGCCGATCGCGCGGCGGCGTTTGCGGAAGCCAAACTGCCGGGGCGTTATGCGATCGGCTGCTTCGGCCGGGTGCGCGCGCAAAAGGGCACGGACGTCTTCGTGGAAGCGATGTGCCGGCTGCTGCCGCGCTATCCCGATTTCACCGCCGTCATCGTCGGCGCGGTCGTGCCGGACCAGCAGGGTTTTGCCAACGGTTTGAAAAAGCAGATCGAAGCCGCCGGACTGCAATCGCGCATCGTCATCACGGGCGAGCTCGCGATCGAGGAGGTGCAGCGCTGGTATCAGCGGCTGACGATCTACGCCTTCACCTCACGCAACGAAGGCTTTGGCCTGACGCTGATCGAGGCGATGTCCGCTGGTGCGGCGCTGGTGGCCTCGCGCGCAGGCGCCGCCGAATTCGTGGTCGAGGAGGGCGTGACCGGCGTGCTGACGCCGCCGGGCGATGTCGACGCGCTGGTCGCCGCACTGGAGCCGCTGATGCGCGATCCGGCCTCGGCAATCGCGATGGGCGAGCGGGCGCGGGCGCGCGTGCTGCAAAAGTTCAGCCTCGAGGCGGAAGCGAACGCGATCGCCGCGGTCTATCGTACGCTATAG
- a CDS encoding ABC transporter ATP-binding protein produces MTELPSKLPRKITDDPYGAAILIRRLVAEQGLGYWRRYLVAFALMGIAAATTAGSAYLLGEVINKAYVDKDVRGIAILSLVTIVIFTIKGAATYGHTVILSQIGNAILANNQRALFAKLMSENIAFFSERHSSEFLARLTAGATAVTQVLNLLINAIGRDLLSLIALVVVMLMTDPLMALLGFAVAPPAMIVLRKLVKRIKGLAHNQFSGTADIMETMQESLQGIRTVKAFTLEQAMRERIDASIAAVERNANKMARVSSRSSPLMETLGGFAIAGGLMYGGYRVVAMGASPGQFFSFLTAFLLAYEPAKRLARLNIELNSNLIGARKLLEIVDSPPSEPDDGDKPALKLSEARVEFRDVTFGYRPNEPVLRRMRFVAEPGKTTALVGPSGGGKSTVLALLLRLYEVNDGAILIDGQAISGVSRHSLRQQTGYVGQDVYLFRDTIGANIAFGKVGATQDEIMAAAKAACAHDFIMGFPLGYDTPVGEHGTQLSGGQRQRIAVARALVKNAPIILLDEATAALDSESEKAVQEAIEHLCRNRTTIVIAHRLHTIMHADAILVVETGEIVEHGQHDDLLRRGGRYASFFRLQQRDASTPSLAPISATA; encoded by the coding sequence ATGACCGAACTTCCAAGCAAACTACCGAGAAAAATCACTGACGACCCCTATGGCGCGGCGATCCTGATCAGGCGTCTCGTCGCCGAACAGGGGCTTGGCTATTGGCGGCGCTATCTGGTTGCGTTCGCGCTGATGGGGATTGCGGCGGCGACCACGGCCGGTTCCGCCTATCTGCTCGGTGAGGTCATCAACAAGGCCTATGTCGACAAGGATGTGCGCGGGATTGCGATCCTGTCGCTGGTCACCATCGTCATCTTCACCATCAAGGGCGCGGCGACCTACGGTCACACCGTGATCCTGTCGCAGATCGGCAACGCGATCCTCGCCAACAACCAGCGGGCGCTGTTCGCCAAGCTGATGAGCGAGAACATCGCCTTCTTCTCCGAGAGACATTCCTCGGAATTCCTGGCGCGGCTGACCGCAGGCGCCACCGCGGTGACGCAGGTTCTCAATCTCCTGATCAACGCCATCGGACGCGATCTGCTGTCGCTGATCGCGCTCGTCGTCGTCATGTTGATGACCGATCCCCTGATGGCGCTGCTGGGTTTCGCGGTGGCGCCGCCGGCGATGATCGTGCTGCGCAAGCTGGTGAAGCGCATCAAGGGCCTTGCGCATAACCAGTTCTCCGGCACCGCCGACATCATGGAAACGATGCAGGAATCCCTGCAGGGCATCCGCACGGTAAAAGCCTTTACGCTCGAACAGGCGATGCGCGAGCGCATCGACGCCAGCATCGCCGCGGTCGAGCGCAACGCCAACAAGATGGCCCGCGTTTCCAGCCGCTCCAGCCCGTTGATGGAAACGCTCGGCGGCTTCGCGATCGCGGGCGGGTTGATGTACGGCGGCTACCGGGTGGTCGCGATGGGCGCTTCGCCCGGCCAGTTCTTTTCCTTCCTGACCGCGTTCCTGCTGGCCTACGAGCCGGCCAAGCGGCTGGCCCGGCTCAACATCGAGCTCAACAGCAATTTGATCGGCGCACGCAAGCTGCTGGAAATCGTCGACAGCCCGCCGAGCGAGCCTGACGACGGCGACAAGCCGGCGTTGAAACTCAGCGAAGCCCGCGTCGAGTTCCGCGACGTCACTTTCGGCTACCGGCCAAACGAACCGGTGCTGCGCCGCATGAGATTTGTCGCCGAACCCGGCAAGACCACCGCGCTGGTCGGCCCGTCCGGCGGCGGCAAGTCCACCGTGCTGGCGCTGCTGCTGCGGCTCTACGAGGTCAATGACGGCGCCATTTTGATCGACGGCCAGGCGATCTCGGGCGTGTCGCGCCACTCGCTGCGCCAGCAGACCGGCTATGTCGGGCAGGACGTCTATCTGTTCCGCGACACTATCGGCGCCAACATTGCGTTTGGCAAAGTCGGCGCCACACAGGACGAGATCATGGCCGCGGCAAAGGCAGCCTGCGCGCACGACTTCATCATGGGCTTTCCGCTCGGCTATGACACCCCGGTCGGCGAGCACGGCACGCAGCTATCCGGCGGCCAGCGCCAGCGCATCGCGGTGGCGCGGGCGCTGGTCAAGAATGCGCCGATCATCCTGCTCGATGAAGCCACCGCGGCGCTGGATTCGGAATCCGAGAAAGCCGTGCAGGAGGCGATCGAGCATCTCTGCCGCAACCGCACCACCATCGTCATCGCCCACCGTCTGCACACCATCATGCACGCCGACGCTATCCTGGTGGTCGAGACTGGCGAGATCGTCGAGCACGGCCAGCACGACGATTTGCTGCGCCGCGGCGGCCGCTACGCCTCGTTCTTCCGCCTGCAGCAACGCGACGCCAGCACGCCCAGTCTGGCGCCGATCAGCGCAACCGCGT